Proteins encoded in a region of the Heterodontus francisci isolate sHetFra1 chromosome 19, sHetFra1.hap1, whole genome shotgun sequence genome:
- the rpl29 gene encoding 60S ribosomal protein L29, protein MAKSKNHTNHNQSSKWHRTGIKKPKSFRFEPLKGVDPKFLRNMRFAKKHNKKGGEKVKGKK, encoded by the exons ATGGCCAAGTCGAAGAACCACACCAACCACAATCAGT CCAGCAAGTGGCACAGAACAGGGATCAAAAAGCCCAAGTCCTTTCGATTTGAGCCCCTGAAAGGA GTTGATCCCAAGTTCCTGAGGAACATGAGGTTTGCCAAAAAGCACAACAAGAAAGGAGGTGAGAAGGTTAAAGGCAAAAAATGA